A part of Streptomyces sp. NBC_01451 genomic DNA contains:
- a CDS encoding branched-chain amino acid ABC transporter permease, which translates to MTDLSKATPAPEPGLIPLPPTAARALTLVGGIATTVSAFLAWTWTSKFPGDLTITGYPGGLQWLTFTGGLLITLFALAAYGIRGLGWLVPGGNNGPIVLTALGTFGTTWFTVVAITVNLDGLVNLEPGAYVAAAASLLTVVGAFALPTTADETRNAKAAYDAGLRKGGIPSRTRIVIATLKGLTAYIGKPDRVPAAQTLSPWIERAIITAVTALGLGVFTYGIDTEYGELFIGYLILVVFAMWAVHSAGLTDRFSRLVAHHRGFTLAMGFAAAILFPFTQTDDHYANIGVNILIFGTVALGLNIVVGLAGLLDLGYVAFLGVGAYTAALVSGSEFSKFSGVQFPFWAAALSGAAASLIFGVLIGAPTLRLRGDYLAIVTLGFGEIFRIAVNNMDGVSGPDITNGPNGIPSIPDLDFFGFNFGEAHDVGGFTLGRFANYYLLMVLIMAIVVLVYTRAADSRIGRSWIAIREDETAATAMGINGFRVKLIAFALGASLAGLAGTVSAHVTYSVVPTPYQFAGSTPPNSAFLLAAVVLGGMGTVAGPLLGAALLYLLPEKLVFLQDKSLLAFGIALIVLMRFRPEGIIANRRRQLEFHETGQLDVPDTETLADDPAVTKAGA; encoded by the coding sequence ATGACCGACCTCTCCAAAGCGACGCCCGCCCCCGAGCCGGGCCTCATCCCGCTGCCGCCCACCGCGGCCCGCGCCCTCACCCTCGTCGGCGGCATCGCCACCACGGTCTCCGCCTTCCTCGCCTGGACCTGGACCTCCAAGTTCCCCGGCGACCTCACCATCACCGGCTACCCCGGCGGCCTCCAGTGGCTCACCTTCACCGGTGGCCTCCTGATCACCCTCTTCGCCCTCGCCGCCTACGGCATCCGCGGCCTCGGCTGGCTCGTCCCCGGTGGCAACAACGGCCCCATCGTCCTCACCGCCCTGGGCACCTTCGGCACCACCTGGTTCACCGTCGTCGCCATCACCGTCAACCTCGACGGCCTCGTCAACCTCGAACCGGGCGCCTACGTCGCCGCCGCCGCCTCACTCCTCACGGTCGTCGGCGCCTTCGCGCTGCCCACCACGGCCGACGAGACCCGCAACGCCAAGGCCGCCTACGACGCGGGCCTGCGCAAGGGCGGCATCCCCTCCCGGACCCGCATCGTCATCGCCACCCTCAAGGGCCTGACCGCCTACATCGGCAAGCCCGACCGCGTCCCCGCAGCGCAGACCCTCTCCCCCTGGATCGAGCGCGCGATCATCACCGCGGTCACCGCACTCGGCCTCGGCGTCTTCACCTACGGCATCGACACCGAGTACGGCGAGCTGTTCATCGGCTACCTCATCCTCGTCGTGTTCGCCATGTGGGCCGTACACTCCGCGGGCCTCACCGACCGCTTCTCCCGGCTCGTGGCCCACCACCGCGGCTTCACGCTCGCCATGGGCTTCGCCGCCGCGATCCTGTTCCCCTTCACCCAGACCGACGACCACTACGCCAACATCGGCGTCAACATCCTGATCTTCGGGACCGTCGCCCTCGGCCTCAACATCGTCGTCGGCCTCGCCGGCCTCCTCGACCTCGGATACGTCGCCTTCCTCGGCGTCGGCGCCTACACCGCCGCCCTCGTCTCCGGCTCCGAGTTCTCCAAGTTCTCCGGCGTCCAGTTCCCCTTCTGGGCCGCCGCCCTCTCCGGCGCCGCCGCCTCGCTCATCTTCGGCGTCCTCATCGGCGCGCCCACCCTGCGCCTGCGCGGCGACTACCTCGCCATCGTCACCCTCGGCTTCGGAGAGATCTTCCGTATCGCCGTCAACAACATGGACGGCGTCTCCGGGCCCGACATCACCAACGGCCCCAACGGCATCCCCTCCATCCCCGACCTCGACTTCTTCGGCTTCAACTTCGGCGAAGCCCACGACGTCGGCGGATTCACCCTCGGCCGGTTCGCCAACTACTACCTCCTCATGGTCCTGATCATGGCGATCGTGGTCCTCGTCTACACCCGCGCCGCCGACTCCCGTATCGGCCGCTCCTGGATCGCCATCCGCGAGGACGAGACCGCCGCCACCGCCATGGGCATCAACGGCTTCCGCGTCAAGCTCATCGCCTTCGCCCTCGGCGCCTCCCTCGCCGGCCTCGCCGGCACCGTCAGCGCCCACGTCACCTACAGCGTGGTCCCCACCCCGTACCAGTTCGCCGGCTCGACCCCGCCCAACTCGGCGTTCCTCCTGGCCGCGGTGGTCCTCGGCGGCATGGGCACGGTCGCGGGCCCACTCCTCGGCGCGGCACTGCTCTACCTGCTCCCCGAGAAGCTCGTCTTCCTCCAGGACAAGTCGCTGCTCGCGTTCGGCATCGCCCTGATCGTCCTCATGCGCTTCCGCCCCGAGGGCATCATCGCCAACCGCCGCCGCCAGCTCGAATTCCACGAGACCGGCCAGCTCGACGTACCCGACACAGAAACACTCGCCGACGATCCGGCCGTCACCAAGGCGGGGGCGTAA
- a CDS encoding branched-chain amino acid ABC transporter permease, whose product MNTLPQQLANGLLLGSMYGLIAIGYTMVYGIVQLINFAHGEIFMTGAFGALTVYFYVLPDNTAMIIAVPLMLIGGAIVAILIAVGAERFAYRPLRGAPRLAPLITAIGLSLALQEVVRNFYPDADRARAFPGLDATHDIGSVTIKDADIFLVVAAIVCMSGLALFVRRSRTGRAMQATAQDPDTAQLMGIDTNRIIVIAFAIGGFFAAVAALAYGLKYGNVDYRMGFLMGLKAFTAAVLGGIGNIYGAMLGGIVLGVAETLASAYIDGIPGMQQLGGQGWANVWAFCLLIIVLLVRPQGLLGERVADRA is encoded by the coding sequence GTGAACACCCTGCCGCAGCAGCTGGCCAACGGGCTGCTCCTCGGCTCGATGTACGGGCTCATCGCCATCGGCTACACGATGGTGTACGGCATCGTCCAGCTCATCAACTTCGCGCACGGCGAGATCTTCATGACCGGGGCATTCGGCGCCCTCACGGTCTACTTCTACGTTCTCCCCGACAACACGGCGATGATCATCGCCGTGCCCCTGATGCTGATCGGCGGCGCCATCGTCGCCATCCTCATCGCCGTCGGAGCGGAACGGTTCGCCTACCGACCCCTACGCGGAGCACCACGACTGGCGCCGCTCATCACGGCCATCGGCCTCTCCCTGGCCCTCCAGGAGGTCGTCCGCAACTTCTACCCCGACGCCGACCGGGCCCGCGCCTTCCCCGGCCTCGACGCCACCCACGACATCGGCTCCGTCACCATCAAGGACGCCGACATCTTCCTCGTCGTCGCCGCCATCGTCTGCATGTCCGGCCTCGCGCTCTTCGTCCGCCGCAGCCGCACCGGCCGCGCCATGCAGGCCACCGCGCAGGACCCCGACACCGCACAGCTGATGGGCATCGACACCAACCGCATCATCGTCATCGCCTTCGCCATCGGCGGCTTCTTCGCCGCCGTGGCCGCCCTCGCCTACGGCCTCAAGTACGGCAACGTCGACTACCGCATGGGCTTCCTGATGGGCCTCAAGGCCTTCACCGCAGCCGTCCTCGGCGGCATCGGCAACATCTACGGCGCCATGCTCGGCGGCATCGTCCTCGGCGTCGCCGAGACCCTCGCCTCCGCCTACATCGACGGCATCCCCGGCATGCAGCAGCTCGGCGGCCAGGGCTGGGCCAACGTCTGGGCCTTCTGCCTCCTCATCATCGTGCTGCTCGTCAGGCCACAAGGCCTGCTCGGCGAACGCGTCGCGGACAGGGCGTGA
- a CDS encoding branched-chain amino acid ABC transporter substrate-binding protein: protein MVILTSILTTGALTLTACGSRDDSGDSDSGDTTLTIGVDAPLSGENSTTGLGIQYGVQIAVDDANKNNLVPGVKFKVKALDDKAQPATGQSNATALVGDKNVVGVVGPLNSGVAQSMQQVFESANMVEISPSNTNPTLTLGKDWQTNKQRPYKTYFRTATTDELQGTFAAEYAYNNLKKKKAFVVDDKQTYGAGLASIFNEQFKELGGTVAGTDHVNTGDKDFGSLVTKIKTSGADLLYYGGQYDESALITKQLKDAGVKIPLFGGDGMYATTYIETAGAAAEGDLVTSVGVPVDTLAGAKAFVAEYKAKGYKGDYGAYGGYSYDAATAIIKAVGAVKSANDDKLPDTNDLRAKVVDAVQKSDFEGITGKVSFDEYGDTGNKQLTVYQVVKGAWKAVHTGTAGS from the coding sequence TTGGTGATTCTCACCTCCATTCTCACCACCGGAGCTCTGACCCTCACCGCGTGTGGCTCCCGTGACGACAGCGGTGACAGCGACAGCGGAGACACCACCCTGACCATCGGCGTCGACGCGCCCCTGTCCGGCGAGAACTCGACCACCGGCCTCGGCATCCAGTACGGCGTCCAGATCGCCGTCGACGACGCCAACAAGAACAACCTCGTCCCCGGCGTCAAGTTCAAGGTCAAGGCCCTCGACGACAAGGCCCAGCCCGCCACCGGCCAGTCCAACGCGACGGCCCTCGTCGGCGACAAGAACGTCGTCGGCGTCGTCGGCCCCCTGAACTCCGGCGTCGCCCAGTCGATGCAGCAGGTGTTCGAGTCGGCCAACATGGTCGAGATCTCCCCTTCCAACACCAACCCCACCCTGACCCTGGGCAAGGACTGGCAGACCAACAAGCAGCGCCCGTACAAGACGTACTTCCGTACGGCGACCACGGACGAGCTGCAGGGCACCTTCGCCGCCGAGTACGCGTACAACAACCTCAAGAAGAAGAAGGCCTTCGTCGTAGACGACAAGCAGACCTACGGCGCCGGCCTCGCCTCCATCTTCAACGAGCAGTTCAAGGAGCTCGGCGGTACCGTCGCCGGCACCGACCACGTCAACACCGGCGACAAGGACTTCGGCTCCCTCGTCACCAAGATCAAGACGTCCGGCGCCGACCTGCTCTACTACGGCGGCCAGTACGACGAGTCCGCGCTGATCACCAAGCAGCTCAAGGACGCCGGCGTCAAGATCCCGCTCTTCGGCGGTGACGGCATGTACGCCACCACCTACATCGAGACCGCGGGCGCCGCCGCCGAGGGCGACCTCGTCACCTCCGTCGGCGTCCCCGTCGACACCCTCGCCGGTGCCAAGGCCTTCGTGGCCGAGTACAAGGCCAAGGGCTACAAGGGTGACTACGGCGCCTACGGCGGTTACTCGTACGACGCCGCCACCGCCATCATCAAGGCCGTCGGCGCCGTGAAGTCCGCCAACGACGACAAGCTGCCCGACACCAACGACCTGCGCGCCAAGGTCGTCGACGCCGTCCAGAAGTCCGACTTCGAAGGCATCACCGGCAAGGTCTCCTTCGACGAGTACGGCGACACGGGCAACAAGCAGCTCACCGTCTACCAGGTCGTGAAGGGCGCCTGGAAGGCCGTCCACACCGGTACGGCCGGCAGCTGA